In Janthinobacterium sp. J1-1, a single genomic region encodes these proteins:
- a CDS encoding ABC transporter substrate-binding protein, which translates to MTFDPRRRRLLGALPAAALLAACGEKVLAPSSTDLSKVTLVLGDQVNLLRSKAEAAGVLEGAPYKIEWASFQGAAPLFEAVVSGDVDTAMAADTPALAAAAGGARVKVVAASVSSPKAVAILVPPNSSILSVADLKGRSVIVSSARGSVAHYLLFGALREAGLSIDDVKTGFMLPGDAAVAFSSGQIEAWATFGTYQASAELRGARVLRDGVGINSGIGVIAASDAALAHAGKRAALADVLLRLARSNVWANEHPDDYARVFERITRLPPDVVKLVVGRDRPQLRAPDQQIVTQLQQVADAFYEAKLFPRRVDAQQLVDASLFHPV; encoded by the coding sequence ATGACTTTTGATCCCCGGCGCCGCCGCCTGCTGGGCGCACTGCCGGCCGCCGCCTTGCTGGCCGCTTGCGGCGAGAAGGTGCTGGCACCGTCCTCGACCGACCTGTCGAAGGTGACCCTGGTGCTGGGCGACCAGGTCAACCTGCTGCGCTCGAAAGCGGAAGCGGCCGGCGTGCTCGAAGGCGCGCCGTACAAGATCGAATGGGCCAGCTTCCAGGGCGCGGCGCCGCTGTTCGAAGCCGTGGTATCGGGCGATGTCGATACCGCCATGGCGGCCGACACGCCGGCGCTGGCGGCCGCCGCTGGCGGCGCGCGCGTGAAAGTGGTGGCGGCCAGCGTGTCGTCGCCCAAGGCGGTGGCCATCCTGGTGCCGCCCAATTCGTCGATCCTGTCGGTGGCCGATCTGAAGGGCCGTTCGGTGATCGTCTCGTCGGCGCGCGGCAGCGTGGCGCATTATTTGCTGTTTGGCGCGCTGCGCGAGGCGGGCTTGTCGATTGACGACGTGAAGACGGGCTTCATGCTGCCCGGCGACGCGGCAGTGGCGTTTTCCAGCGGCCAGATCGAGGCCTGGGCCACTTTCGGCACCTACCAGGCCAGCGCCGAACTGCGCGGCGCGCGGGTGCTGCGCGATGGCGTCGGCATCAATTCGGGCATCGGCGTGATCGCCGCGTCCGATGCCGCCCTGGCCCATGCGGGCAAGCGCGCCGCGCTGGCCGACGTGCTGCTGCGCCTGGCCAGGTCCAACGTGTGGGCCAATGAACACCCGGATGACTATGCGCGCGTGTTCGAGCGCATCACCAGATTGCCACCCGACGTCGTGAAACTGGTGGTCGGGCGCGACCGTCCGCAGCTGCGCGCGCCGGACCAGCAAATCGTCACGCAACTGCAGCAGGTGGCCGACGCCTTTTACGAAGCCAAACTGTTCCCGCGCCGGGTCGACGCGCAGCAGCTGGTCGACGCCAGCCTGTTCCATCCCGTTTGA
- a CDS encoding LLM class flavin-dependent oxidoreductase codes for MSTAQLKLGFILHGVGPGWGDWRHADAHAGASTDIDFYIRQAKLAEKGKFDFLFVADSVHITEKSSPHYLNRFEPLTILSALATVTKNIGLVGTLTVSYSEPYTVARQFASLDHLSHGRAGWNVVTSWLSGSAENYGKPQHPPHEVRYRIAAEHLQTVQGLWDSWEDDALTHDKASGQFFDPSKLHTLNHHGEFFQVRGPLNISRSPQGQPVIFQAGASEEGRNFSARHAEAFFTEGSTFESSLAYYTDIKARATAFGRPAAQLAVLPALRAIVGETEEDSQRLYQEAVALVRIEDALVALARSFNEHDLTQYALDEAFPDIAQYGAQSNRSASERIIRTAKEENLTLRQTALRQASPRQEFVGTGVQVADAIERWFKGGAADGFILFESLPYQLDAFVDHVVPVLQERGLLRREYTHSTLRGNLGLPVPENRNTAARRQAA; via the coding sequence ATGAGCACAGCACAATTGAAACTCGGTTTTATCCTGCATGGCGTCGGCCCCGGCTGGGGCGACTGGCGCCATGCGGACGCGCATGCGGGCGCCAGCACCGATATCGACTTTTATATCCGCCAGGCCAAACTGGCGGAAAAGGGCAAATTCGATTTCCTGTTTGTCGCCGACAGCGTGCATATCACGGAAAAATCGAGCCCACATTACCTGAACCGCTTCGAGCCGTTGACGATCTTGTCGGCGCTGGCCACCGTCACCAAGAACATCGGCCTGGTGGGTACCCTGACTGTCAGCTACAGCGAGCCGTACACGGTGGCGCGCCAATTTGCCTCGCTCGATCACCTGAGCCATGGGCGCGCGGGCTGGAACGTGGTCACGTCCTGGCTGTCGGGCAGCGCCGAAAACTACGGCAAGCCCCAGCATCCGCCGCATGAAGTGCGCTACCGTATCGCCGCCGAGCATTTGCAGACGGTGCAGGGCCTGTGGGATTCGTGGGAAGACGATGCGCTGACCCACGACAAAGCCAGCGGCCAGTTTTTCGACCCATCGAAACTGCACACGCTGAACCACCACGGCGAATTTTTCCAGGTGCGCGGCCCGTTGAACATCAGCCGTTCGCCGCAGGGCCAGCCGGTGATCTTCCAGGCCGGCGCGTCGGAAGAGGGGCGCAATTTCTCGGCGCGCCATGCGGAAGCGTTCTTTACGGAAGGCTCGACGTTCGAATCGTCGCTCGCGTATTACACGGACATCAAGGCACGCGCCACCGCCTTTGGCCGCCCTGCGGCGCAGCTGGCCGTGCTGCCGGCCCTGCGCGCCATTGTCGGCGAAACCGAGGAAGATTCGCAGCGCTTGTACCAGGAGGCCGTGGCGCTGGTGCGCATCGAAGACGCGCTGGTGGCGCTGGCCCGCTCGTTCAATGAACACGACCTGACGCAGTACGCGCTGGACGAAGCCTTTCCCGATATCGCCCAGTATGGCGCGCAAAGCAACCGCAGCGCCTCCGAGCGCATTATCCGCACGGCAAAGGAGGAAAACCTGACGCTGCGCCAGACGGCGTTGCGCCAGGCCAGCCCGCGCCAGGAATTTGTCGGCACCGGTGTACAGGTGGCCGATGCGATCGAGCGCTGGTTCAAGGGCGGCGCGGCCGACGGTTTTATCCTGTTCGAATCCCTGCCTTACCAGCTCGACGCCTTTGTCGACCATGTGGTGCCGGTGCTGCAGGAGCGGGGACTGCTGCGCCGCGAATACACGCACAGCACCCTGCGCGGCAACCTGGGTTTGCCGGTGCCGGAAAACCGCAACACGGCCGCGCGCCGCCAGGCCGCGTAA
- a CDS encoding cysteine dioxygenase: MTTHADLPAPLKKLVTGFEALLEQNAAEAVVVAQGGALLRTLLATDDWLPDAAAQPDPQYYRQYLLYRDPQARFSVVSFVWGPGQATPIHDHTVWGLIGLLRGAEISQDFRRTPDGALEKVGPPQRLETGAVTAVSPAIGDIHQVANAHDDRVSIGIHIYGADIGAVDRSVFTPEGAVKPFRSGYAN, translated from the coding sequence ATGACGACACATGCCGATTTGCCGGCGCCCTTGAAAAAGCTGGTCACCGGTTTCGAGGCGCTGCTGGAACAAAACGCGGCCGAAGCGGTGGTGGTGGCGCAGGGCGGGGCGCTGCTGCGCACCTTGCTGGCCACCGACGACTGGTTGCCGGACGCCGCCGCGCAGCCAGACCCGCAATACTACCGCCAGTACCTGCTGTACCGCGATCCGCAGGCGCGCTTTTCCGTGGTCAGCTTTGTGTGGGGGCCGGGCCAGGCCACGCCCATCCACGACCATACCGTATGGGGCCTGATCGGCCTGTTGCGCGGCGCCGAGATTTCGCAGGATTTTCGCCGCACGCCCGATGGGGCGCTGGAAAAGGTGGGCCCGCCGCAGCGCCTGGAAACGGGCGCGGTGACGGCCGTCTCGCCCGCCATCGGCGATATCCACCAGGTGGCCAACGCCCATGACGACCGCGTCTCGATCGGCATCCATATCTATGGCGCCGATATCGGCGCGGTGGATCGCTCCGTGTTTACACCGGAGGGCGCAGTCAAGCCCTTCCGTTCCGGCTACGCCAATTAA
- a CDS encoding rhodanese-related sulfurtransferase: protein MTKNPATNGLAVFPRRSYQQVREQLLAGREIALLDVREEDPHAQAHPLFAANLPLGRIELDAWTKLPRRDVPVVLIDGGEGLDQIAAERLRTLGYTDVALFDGGIDGWRAAGGELFRDVNVPSKAFGELVEEEAHTPSLSAEELQALIDAKADIVILDARRYDEYHTMSIPGSISVPGAELALRARAIAPDPATTIVVNCAGRTRSIIGTQSLRNAGVPNPVAALRNGTIGWTLAGQQLQHGQTRVYPDDAEHGQQEVVQTRARALADRAGVQRIDAGGLSALQADAGRTTYCLDVRSPAEFALGSLAGFRSAPGGQLVQETEQFGPVRGARFVLADDDGVRANLTASWLRQMNIEVHVVDGLSSLDFKSQQGWSAPLPPLPVVDEVSPAQLAQWLAEDPVHTVVLDFTSGVNYNKRHVAGAWFALRSDLRAALAKLPGDTRRYVLTCGSSLLARFASADLREITGAPVFVLAGGTAAWAEQGLPLETGPTRLASPLIDRYRRPYEGTDNQREQMQAYLDWEFGLVAQLGRDGTHGFKVLRD from the coding sequence ATGACCAAGAATCCCGCAACAAACGGCCTGGCCGTCTTCCCCCGCCGCAGCTACCAGCAGGTGCGCGAACAATTGCTGGCCGGGCGCGAGATCGCGCTGCTCGACGTGCGCGAGGAAGACCCGCACGCCCAGGCCCACCCGCTGTTTGCCGCCAACCTGCCGCTGGGCCGCATCGAGCTCGATGCCTGGACCAAGCTGCCGCGCCGCGACGTGCCCGTCGTGCTGATCGACGGCGGCGAAGGGCTGGACCAGATCGCGGCCGAGCGCCTGCGCACCCTGGGTTACACGGACGTAGCGCTGTTCGACGGCGGCATAGACGGCTGGCGCGCGGCCGGCGGCGAGTTGTTCCGCGACGTGAATGTGCCGAGCAAGGCCTTCGGCGAGCTGGTGGAAGAAGAGGCGCATACGCCATCCCTGAGCGCCGAGGAACTGCAGGCCCTGATCGATGCGAAAGCCGATATCGTTATCCTCGACGCGCGCCGCTACGACGAATACCACACCATGAGCATCCCCGGCAGCATCAGCGTGCCGGGCGCGGAGCTGGCGCTGCGCGCGCGCGCCATCGCGCCCGATCCCGCCACCACCATCGTCGTCAACTGCGCCGGCCGCACGCGCAGCATTATCGGCACGCAGTCGCTGCGCAATGCCGGCGTGCCGAATCCGGTGGCGGCGCTGCGCAACGGCACCATCGGCTGGACCCTGGCGGGCCAGCAGCTGCAGCATGGCCAGACGCGCGTCTATCCAGACGATGCGGAGCATGGCCAGCAGGAGGTGGTGCAGACGCGTGCGCGGGCGCTGGCCGACCGCGCCGGCGTGCAGCGCATCGATGCCGGTGGCCTCTCGGCCTTGCAGGCCGATGCCGGGCGCACCACGTACTGCCTCGACGTGCGCAGCCCGGCCGAATTTGCGCTGGGCAGCCTGGCCGGCTTTCGCAGCGCGCCCGGTGGCCAGCTGGTGCAGGAAACCGAACAGTTCGGCCCCGTGCGCGGTGCGCGTTTCGTGCTGGCCGACGACGACGGCGTGCGCGCCAACCTGACGGCGTCGTGGCTGCGCCAGATGAACATTGAGGTGCATGTGGTCGATGGCCTGTCATCGCTTGACTTCAAGTCGCAGCAAGGCTGGAGCGCGCCGCTGCCGCCGCTGCCGGTGGTCGATGAGGTGAGCCCGGCGCAGCTGGCCCAGTGGCTGGCCGAGGATCCCGTGCACACGGTGGTGCTGGACTTTACCAGCGGCGTCAACTACAACAAGCGCCATGTCGCCGGCGCCTGGTTCGCGCTGCGCTCCGACCTGCGCGCGGCGCTGGCGAAACTGCCGGGCGACACGCGCCGCTATGTGCTGACCTGCGGCAGCAGCCTGCTGGCGCGCTTTGCCAGTGCCGACCTGCGCGAGATCACCGGCGCGCCCGTGTTCGTGCTGGCCGGGGGCACGGCGGCGTGGGCCGAACAGGGCCTGCCGCTGGAAACCGGGCCGACCCGCCTGGCCTCGCCCCTGATCGACCGCTATCGCCGGCCGTATGAAGGCACCGACAACCAGCGCGAGCAGATGCAGGCCTATCTCGACTGGGAGTTTGGCCTGGTGGCGCAGCTGGGGCGCGACGGCACGCATGGTTTCAAGGTGCTGCGCGATTAA
- a CDS encoding ABATE domain-containing protein, which yields MHYSGIQQASTAPEAPLLGDHLAMDLINTQARSHGELQEFWRTGDDVLRWLARCGITPAPDAGPVDLAALLEQAQALRALAQQLITRCKNGKDGKEGDIDGLNTYLQAYLSAPLLERGADGQLMLGRRARANALACLLGPVAEAVAQLLAEGDFALVKQCEHPDCILWFVDRTKAHKRRWCSMALCGNRYKAAQFRKKNA from the coding sequence ATGCACTATTCAGGAATTCAACAGGCTTCCACGGCACCGGAAGCGCCCTTGCTGGGCGACCACCTGGCGATGGACTTGATCAACACGCAGGCGCGCAGCCATGGCGAATTGCAGGAGTTCTGGAGGACGGGAGACGATGTGCTGCGCTGGCTGGCGCGCTGCGGCATCACGCCGGCGCCCGATGCGGGGCCGGTCGACCTGGCAGCCTTGCTGGAACAGGCGCAGGCGCTGCGCGCGCTGGCGCAGCAGCTGATCACGAGGTGCAAGAATGGCAAGGACGGCAAGGAAGGAGATATCGACGGCCTGAACACGTATCTGCAGGCCTACCTGAGCGCGCCGCTACTGGAGCGCGGCGCCGATGGCCAGCTGATGTTGGGCCGCCGCGCGCGCGCAAACGCCCTCGCCTGCCTGCTCGGGCCGGTCGCCGAAGCCGTCGCGCAGCTGCTGGCGGAGGGCGATTTCGCCCTCGTCAAGCAGTGCGAACACCCCGATTGCATCCTGTGGTTTGTCGACCGCACCAAGGCCCACAAGCGCCGCTGGTGCAGCATGGCCTTGTGCGGCAACCGCTACAAGGCGGCGCAGTTCAGGAAAAAGAACGCTTAG
- a CDS encoding alpha/beta hydrolase — protein MSIQVHYHTIAIDGVELFYREAGAPDAPTLLLLHGFGASSHMFRDMMPQLARHYHVIAPDLPGFGQTSVLPDASFEYTFDRLAAVIDAFTVARGLDRYALYVFDYGAPVGWRLAVNHPEKITAIVSQNGNAYEEGLSEGWADMRRAWAEPTAANREALRRFNTLEMTKWQYTQGVKDASLIAPEPWQLAHAAIERIGVEAQMDLLLDYGQNIKQYAQLHDYFRRHLPPTLAIWGRNDPFFIPAGAEAFKRDNPDAEVRFLDTGHFAIETHGAEIAAAMLDFLGRHIGRAALA, from the coding sequence ATGTCCATCCAGGTTCATTACCACACCATTGCCATAGACGGCGTCGAGCTGTTCTACCGCGAAGCCGGTGCGCCCGATGCGCCGACGCTGTTGCTGCTGCACGGCTTCGGCGCCTCGTCTCATATGTTCCGCGACATGATGCCGCAACTGGCGCGCCACTACCATGTGATCGCGCCGGACCTGCCAGGCTTCGGGCAGACCAGCGTGTTGCCGGATGCGTCGTTCGAGTACACCTTCGACCGGCTGGCGGCGGTGATCGACGCGTTTACCGTCGCCAGGGGGCTGGACCGCTATGCGCTGTATGTGTTCGACTACGGCGCGCCGGTCGGCTGGCGCCTGGCGGTGAACCACCCCGAAAAAATCACCGCCATCGTCAGCCAGAACGGCAATGCCTATGAAGAGGGCCTGAGCGAGGGCTGGGCCGACATGCGCCGTGCCTGGGCCGAGCCGACTGCCGCCAACCGCGAGGCGCTGCGCCGCTTCAACACGCTGGAGATGACGAAGTGGCAGTACACGCAAGGCGTGAAGGATGCGAGCCTGATCGCGCCGGAACCGTGGCAGCTGGCCCATGCGGCCATCGAGCGCATCGGCGTCGAAGCGCAGATGGACCTGCTGCTCGACTACGGCCAGAACATCAAGCAGTACGCGCAGCTGCACGACTACTTCCGCCGCCATCTGCCGCCGACCCTGGCGATCTGGGGCCGCAACGATCCGTTTTTCATCCCGGCTGGCGCCGAGGCGTTCAAGCGCGACAATCCCGATGCCGAGGTGCGCTTTCTCGATACCGGCCACTTCGCCATCGAAACCCATGGCGCCGAGATCGCGGCGGCGATGCTGGACTTCCTCGGCCGCCATATCGGGCGCGCCGCGCTGGCCTGA
- a CDS encoding DUF4394 domain-containing protein, with the protein MPQLPFAKLLLVSSIALSLAACGGSDNDDVVTPPPTTLPVLTAGDVFVLTASNKLISFDRASPGAVRTTVAITGLQSGENLLGIDFRPADGQLYAVSSTGRIYVINGGTGAATLKATLAADATDTTAPFTALAGTAFGVDFNPVADRLRIVSNTGQSLRINVDTGATTTDGNINGGAANTAITAAAYTNSFAGTASTTLFVIDAANSTLYTQNPPNNGTLASPVPLGVTATAVTGFDIDARTNTGYAIMTVGGVRNLYAVNLSATTAPATFVVSVAGGEELRGIALKTPAAPVAYGLTDDSRIVTFKTATPNTLDANVAVSGLAAGERLLGFDVRPKDGLLYGISSNARIVTIDPATGVATVKATLSADAADTTAPYTAIAGTAFGVDFNPVADRLRVIGNTGQSLRINVDTGATTTDGAINRAGALPVVTAAAYTNSIAGATATALYDIDTASASLALQNPPNDGTLVNVGLLGVLPAGDVGFDIAGGANGLALAALRTTPTGASSLYRIDLTTGAAVLVGGATTPATSLVGNGQVGLTDLAIAIK; encoded by the coding sequence ATGCCCCAACTGCCGTTTGCCAAGCTGCTGCTTGTTTCCTCGATTGCCCTGTCCCTCGCCGCTTGCGGCGGCAGCGACAATGACGATGTCGTCACGCCACCACCGACCACGCTGCCGGTGCTGACGGCGGGCGATGTGTTCGTGCTCACCGCCAGCAACAAGCTGATCTCGTTCGACCGCGCCTCGCCTGGCGCGGTGCGCACCACGGTCGCCATCACGGGCCTGCAATCGGGCGAAAACCTGCTGGGCATCGATTTCCGTCCGGCCGACGGTCAGTTGTATGCCGTCAGCAGCACCGGCCGCATCTATGTGATCAATGGCGGCACGGGCGCGGCCACCCTGAAGGCGACCCTGGCGGCCGATGCCACCGACACTACGGCGCCGTTCACGGCGCTGGCCGGCACCGCCTTCGGCGTCGATTTCAATCCGGTCGCCGACCGCCTGCGCATCGTCAGCAACACGGGGCAGAGCCTGCGCATCAATGTCGACACGGGCGCCACCACCACCGATGGCAATATCAACGGCGGCGCGGCCAATACCGCCATCACGGCCGCCGCCTACACCAACAGCTTTGCCGGCACCGCCAGCACCACGCTGTTCGTGATCGACGCGGCCAACAGCACCCTGTACACGCAAAATCCACCGAACAACGGCACCCTGGCCAGCCCGGTGCCGCTGGGCGTCACCGCCACCGCCGTGACGGGTTTCGATATCGATGCGCGTACCAATACCGGCTACGCCATCATGACGGTGGGCGGCGTGCGCAATCTGTATGCGGTCAACCTGTCGGCCACCACGGCGCCGGCCACCTTCGTGGTGTCCGTGGCCGGTGGCGAAGAGCTGCGCGGCATCGCCCTCAAGACGCCTGCCGCGCCCGTCGCCTACGGCCTGACGGACGACAGCCGCATCGTTACCTTCAAGACCGCCACGCCGAACACCCTCGACGCCAATGTGGCCGTCAGCGGCCTGGCTGCGGGCGAACGCCTGCTGGGCTTTGACGTGCGGCCCAAGGATGGCCTGCTGTATGGCATCTCGTCGAACGCGCGCATCGTCACCATCGACCCGGCCACCGGCGTGGCAACCGTCAAGGCGACCCTGTCTGCCGATGCGGCCGACACCACCGCGCCGTACACGGCGATCGCCGGCACCGCCTTCGGCGTCGACTTCAACCCGGTGGCCGACCGCCTGCGCGTGATCGGCAATACGGGCCAGAGCCTGCGCATCAATGTCGACACGGGCGCCACCACCACCGATGGCGCCATCAACCGCGCCGGCGCGCTGCCGGTCGTCACGGCCGCCGCCTATACCAACAGCATTGCCGGCGCCACGGCCACCGCCTTGTACGATATCGATACGGCCAGCGCCAGCCTGGCGCTGCAAAATCCGCCGAACGACGGCACCCTGGTCAATGTGGGCCTGCTGGGTGTGCTGCCGGCCGGCGACGTCGGCTTCGATATCGCCGGCGGCGCCAATGGCCTGGCGCTGGCGGCGCTGCGTACCACGCCGACCGGCGCGAGCTCGCTGTACCGCATCGACCTGACGACAGGCGCGGCGGTCCTGGTTGGCGGCGCCACAACGCCGGCCACCTCGCTGGTCGGCAACGGCCAAGTGGGCTTGACCGACTTGGCGATCGCCATCAAGTAA
- a CDS encoding metalloregulator ArsR/SmtB family transcription factor, with product MQTQSALAALAALAQESRLAVFRLLVQAGPDGMAASKIAEHLAIAPSSLSFHLKELSHAQLVTARQDGRFIIYAAQMDSMNALIGFLTENCCGGAPC from the coding sequence ATGCAAACCCAATCTGCCCTGGCCGCCCTGGCGGCCCTGGCCCAGGAATCGCGCCTGGCCGTTTTCCGCTTGCTGGTGCAGGCCGGTCCCGACGGCATGGCCGCCAGCAAGATCGCCGAACACCTGGCCATCGCGCCGTCGTCGCTGTCGTTCCACCTGAAAGAGCTGTCGCACGCGCAGCTGGTGACGGCGCGCCAGGACGGGCGCTTCATCATCTACGCCGCGCAGATGGACAGCATGAACGCGCTGATCGGCTTCCTGACCGAAAACTGCTGTGGCGGTGCGCCATGCTGA